The region AAAGTGGTCAAGGGACAGATCATGACCGAAGGCTATTCGACCCAGAACGGGGAACTGGCCATCGGCCGCAACCTGAAGGTGGCCTTCATGCCCTGGAAAGGATACAACTTCGAGGATGCCATCGTGATCTCGGAGCGCATCGTACGCGAGGATATTTTCACCTCGGTACATGTGGACGAATACATCATGGAGGTGCGCGACACCAAACGCGGTGTGGAAGAGCTCACTTCGGACATTCCCAACGTGAGCGAAGACGCCACGAAGGATCTGGACGAGAATGGTATCATCCGCATCGGAGCCAACGTCAAACCGGGCGACATCCTGATCGGCAAGATCACGCCGAAGGGAGAGAGCGATCCTTCGCCCGAGGAGAAACTGCTCCGGGCCATTTTCGGCGACAAGGCGGGCGACGTGAAGGACGCTTCGCTGAAAGCGCAGCCGTCGCTCTACGGCGTGGTGATCGACAAGAAACTGTTCAGCCGTGCCAATAAGGACTCGAAGAAAGGCAAGCAGGCCGAAAAGGCCCAGCTGGAGAAGCTGGATGCCCAGTTCGTCGCCGACACGACCCAGCTCAAGGACCGTCTGGTCGAGAAACTGTGGACGCTGCTCAAGGACAAGACGACCGTCGGCATCAAGGACTACTTCGGCGTGGAGCTGGTACCGAAAGGAGCCAAGTTCACCCAGAAGATGCTCGCCGACATCGACTACATGAACCTCAGCACCGAGAAGTGGACGGGAGACGCGCACACCGACATGCTCATCGAGCAGGCCGTGAACAACTACACGATCAAATTCAAGGAGTTCGACGCGCACGTCAAACGTGAAAAATACAACATCACCAACGGGGACGAACTTCCGGCAGGCATCATCCAGCTGGCCAAGGTCTACATCGCCAAGAAGCGCAAGCTGAAAGTGGGTGACAAGATGGCCGGCCGCCACGGTAACAAAGGTATCGTGGCCAAGATCGTCCGGGATGAGGACATGCCGTTCCTCGAAGACGGAACGATCGTGGACATCGTGCTGAACCCGCTGGGCGTACCTTCGCGTATGAACCTGGGACAGATTTACGAAACCGTGCTCGGATGGGCCGGCAAGGAATTGGGTCTGAAGTTCGCCACCCCGATTTTCGACGGTGCCACGCTGGACGAGATCAACGAATACACGGCCAAGGCGGGCGTACCGCGCAGCGGCCGCACCTACCTCTACGACGGCGGCACGGGCGAAATGTTCGACCAGCCGGCTACGGTGGGCGTGATCTACATGCTGAAACTGGGCCACATGATCGACGACAAGATGCACGCCCGTTCGATCGGTCCCTACTCGCTCATCACGCAGCAGCCTCTGGGCGGTAAGGCCCAGTTCGGAGGCCAGCGTTTCGGAGAGATGGAGGTGTGGGCGCTGGAAGCCTTCGGCGCCGCCAACATCCTGCAGGAGATCCTGACCATCAAGTCCGACGACGTGATGGGACGCGCCAAGGCGTATGAGGCGATCGTCAAGGGAGACAACCTTCCCACGCCGGGCATTCCCGAGTCGCTCAACGTGCTGCTGCACGAACTGCGGGGTCTGGCCATCAGCGTGAAGTTGGACTAAAGTTTGAAAAAATAAACAGTAAAGTATATGTCATTCAAGAAAGATAACAAGGCGAACGTCAGCTTCAACAAAATATCGATCGGACTGGCATCTCCCGAGGAGATTCTGGAAAATTCGAGCGGTGAGGTGCTGAAGCCCGAGACGATCAACTACCGTACCTACAAGCCCGAACGGGACGGCCTCTTCTGCGAGCGGATCTTCGGGCCTGTGAAGGATTACGAATGCCATTGCGGAAAATACAAACGTATCCGTTACAAGGGGATCGTCTGCGACCGGTGCGGTGTGGAGGTGACCGAGAAAAAGGTGCGCCGCGAGCGGATGGGACATATCTCGCTGGTGGTTCCGGTGGTCCACATCTGGTATTTCCGTTCGCTTCCCTCGAAAATCGGCTATCTGTTGGGGATACCGAGCAAAAAACTCGAGGCGATCATCTACTACGAACGCTATATCGTGGTACAGGCGGGAGCCGCCGCTGCCAGCGGGGTGAACGACCTGGATCTGCTTGCGGAAAAAGAGTATCTGGACGTGCTGGCATCCCTTCCCAAAGGGAATGCCCAGTTGGACGACAGCGATCCCAACAAGTTCATCGCCCAGATGGGAGCCGAAGCGATCTACACCCTGCTCCAGAAACTCGACTTGGACGCACTCTCCTATCAGTTGCGTCACAAGGCCAACACCGAGACCTCGCAGCAGCGTAAATCGGAGGCACTGAAGCGCCTGCACATCGTCGAGGCGTTCCGTTCCTCGAAAGAGATCAACAAACCGGAGTGGATGGTGCTGAAGGTGATCCCCGTGATCCCACCCGAACTGCGGCCGCTAGTGCCGCTGGACGGAGGCCGTTTCGCCACGAGCGACCTGAACGACCTCTACCGCCGGGTCATCATCCGCAACAACCGTCTGAAACGGCTGATCGAGATCAAGGCTCCGGAGGTGATCCTGCGCAACGAGAAACGTATGCTGCAGGAGGCTGTCGATTCGCTCTTCGACAACTCGCGCAAGAGCAACGCCGTAAAGACGGAAAGCAACCGCCCGCTCAAGTCGCTGAGCGACTCGCTCAAGGGTAAACAGGGACGTTTCCGCCAGAACCTGCTCGGTAAACGTGTCGACTACTCGGCCCGTTCGGTAATCGTCGTGGGTCCCGAACTGAGGATGCACGAAATGGGTATTCCCAAAGATATGGCGGCCGAACTCTACAAGCCGTTCGTGATCCGCAAGCTGATCGAAAGGGGCATCGTCAAGACTGTCAAGTCGGCCAAGAAGATCATAGACCGCAAGGACCCCGTGATCTGGGATATTCTGGAGAACGTCATCAAAGGACATCCCGTGCTGATGAACCGTGCCCCGACGCTGCACCGTCTCGGCATCCAGGCCTTCCAGCCCAAGCTGATCGAGGGCAAGGCACTGCAGCTGCACCCGCTGGCCTGTACGGCATTCAACGCCGACTTCGACGGCGACCAGATGGCCGTGCACCTTCCGCTCGGAAACGCCGCCATTCTGGAAGCCCAGTTGCTGATGCTCGGTTCGCACAACATTCTCAACCCCGCCAACGGCGCCCCCATTACCGTTCCTTCGCAGGACATGGTGCTCGGACTCTACTACATCACCAAGCCCAAGAAGGGGGTCAAGGGTGAAGGACAGGTGTTTTACGGCGCAGAGGAGGCGATCATCGCCTACAACGAAAAACGCGCCGACCTGCACGCCAAAGTGAAGGTGATGGTGGACAACGCCGTAGCCGAGGATGGAACGCTGAAACGCGAACTGATCGAAACGACCGTAGGCCGAATCCTTTTCAACCAGGTGGTACCGAAGGAAGTAGGCTATATCAACACGCTGCTGACGAAAAAGTCGCTGCGCGACATCATCGGTCTGGTGATGAAGAAGGCCGGAGCCGACAAGGCGGCCGACTTCCTGGACGACATCAAGAACCTGGGCTACCGGATGGCCTTCCAGGGCGGTCTGTCGTTCAACCTGGACGCCGTGCTGATCCCCGAAGAAAAGGAGTCGCTGGTTCACGAGGGATACGAACGGGTGGACGAGGTGATGGAGAGCTACAACGCCGGTCTGATCACCAACAACGAACGTTATAACCAGATCATCGACATCTGGACCAATATCAATTCGAAACTGACCAAAACGGTGCTCGACCACCTGATCGCCGATCAGGACGGATTCAATCCCGTTTACATGATGCTGGACTCGGGAGCCCGCGGTTCGAAAGAGCAGATCCGTCAGCTTTCCGGTATGCGAGGTCTGATGGCCAAGCCTCAGAAATCGGGAGCCGAGGGAGGTCAGGTCATCGAGAACCCGATCCTCTCGAACTTCAAGGAGGGCCTCTCCGTGCTGGAGTACTTCATCTCTACCCACGGTGCCCGCAAGGGTCTGGCCGACACCGCGCTGAAAACTGCCGACGCCGGTTATCTGACCCGCCGTCTGGTGGACGTGGCTCAGGACGTGATCATCAACGAGGAGGATTGCGGCACGCTGCGCGGTCTGACGGCTACGGCCATCAAACGGAACGAAGATGTGGTGCAGACGCTCTACGAGCGCATCCTCGGCCGGGTAGCTCTGCAGGACGTGGTGCATCCGCTCACGGGCGAGGTGATGGTCCACGCGGGCGAAGAGATCACGGAAGACATCGCCGAAGCCATCGAAAAATCGCCGGTGGAACAGGTCGAGATCCGTTCGGTGCTCACCTGCGAATCCCGCAAGGGCGTATGCGCCAAGTGTTACGGACGCAACCTGGCGACGGGCCGCATGGTACAGAAAGGAGAGGTGGTCGGCGTCATCGCCGCCCAGAGTATCGGCGAACCCGGTACCCAGCTGACCCTGCGTACGTTCCACGTCGGCGGTGTGGCCGGCGGCGTGGCTGTGGACAACAGCGTGGTTTCACGCTACGACGGCCGTCTGGAAATCGACGAGCTCCGTGTGGTAAAGAGCAAGAACGACGCGGGCGAAGAGGTCGAAGTGGTTATCAGCCGCCTGTCGGAACTCCGCATCGTGGACGTCAACACGGGCATCACCCTCTATACGCATGCGCTTCCTTATGGCGCCGTGCTCTTCATGCACGACGGCGATATGGTGAAAAAAGGCGACCGCGTCTGCGAATGGGACCCCTACAACGCCGTAATCATCTCCGAATACGAAGGTAAGATCAGCTTCGAGAATATCATCGAGGGCGTCACCTACCGCGAAGAGGCCGACGAACAGACCGGCCTGCGCGAAAAGGTGATCATCGAGTCGAGAGACAAGACCAAGAACCCCGTCATCAAGATCCTCGACAAGAGCGGCGAGGAGCAGAAGCAGTACAACCTGCCCGTAAGCGCCCACATCGTGGTGAAGGAGAATGCCAAAATCAAGGCCGGAGACGTGCTGATCAAGATCCCGCGCGCCATCGGTAAGGCAGGCGATATCACGGGAGGTCTCCCCCGAGTTACGGAGTTGTTCGAGGCCCGCAATCCGTCGAATCCCGCCATCGTTTCCGAGATCGACGGCGAAATCTCGTTCGGCAAGATCAAACGCGGTAACCGCGAGATCATCGTCACATCCAAAGGCGGCGACATCAAACGCTATCTGGTGCCCCTGTCGCGTCAGATTCTGGTCCAGGAGAACGACTATGTCCGTGCGGGTATGCCCCTGTCGGACGGGGCGATCACTCCGAGCGACATTCTGGCCATCCAGGGTCCTACGAAAGTACAGGAGTACATCGTGAACGAGGTACAGGAAGTGTACCGTATGCAGGGCGTGAAGATCAACGACAAGCATTTCGAGGTGATCGTACGCCAGATGATGAACAAGGTACAGATTCAGGACCCGGGCGACACGCGTTTCCTCGAAGAGCAGATCGTGGACAAGTGGGAGTTCATGGAAGTGAACGACGAACTTTACGACAAGGTGGTCGTAACCGATGCGGGCGATTCGCAGAATGTCCAGCCGGGACAGATCATCTCGGTACGCAAACTCCGCGACGAGAACTCCGTGCTCAAGCGCAAGGATATGAAACCGGTCGAGGTGCGCGACATCATTCCCGCCACGTCGAATCAGGTGTTGCAGGGTATCACCCGTGCTGCCCTGCAGACCAGCAGTTTCATGTCGGCCGCTTCGTTCCAGGAGACGACCAAAGTGCTGAACGAGGCCGCGATTTACGGCAAGGTAGACCCGCTGGAAAAACTGAAGGAGAACGTCATCTGCGGTCACCTGATTCCGGCAGGAACCGGTATCCGCGACTACGACAACCTCGTAGTGGGGTCGCTCGACGAATACAACAGTCTGACGGCCAAACGATAGTTCCGTCGTACCCGACAAAAGCCCCGGAATATTCCGGGGCTTTTTTTATTCCCCCATGACAGGAAAATAAAAAAGAGAAAAAAATTTCGGGAAAAAATCGGAATCCACCGCACGCTCAGGCGGCTCAGAGGGTATCCGCGGCGGAGTTTTTCACTCCGACCTCCGAAACGGAGCGCCATTATGGAAAAAGGCTGTAGGCAATGCTGAAAAAATTTATTACTTTTGTATCAATTGGAAAATAATAAACCAGAAATGCCTGATGCCTATGACAAGGTAACGACTCCGAAAAAACCCTCCTGGCTCAAAATCCGGCTCCACGGAAACGACTCGTTTGCCGACGTAGCGCGAATCGTCGAAAAACATGCGCTGCATACCATTTGCAGCAGCGGAATGTGTCCCAATAAAGCCGAGTGCTGGAGCCGGCGTACGGCCACGTTGATGATTCTGGGCGACATTTGTACCAGACATTGTAAATTCTGTGCCACACAGGGAGGGAAACCGTTACCGATCGACAGCCGAGAACCCGAACGGGTTGCCGACTCCATCCGTCTGATGGGGTTGCGTCATGCCGTTATTACCTCCGTGACACGCGACGACCTGCCCGACGGCGGAGCCTCCCATTGGGCCGCCGTGATCCGGGCTGTCCGAGCGATGAATCCGGAAACCACCGTGGAAGTCCTCATTCCCGATCTGGACGCAAAAGAGGAGCTGCTGGACATCGTATTGGAGGCACGTCCCGATATCGCAGGACACAACATCGAAACCGTCCGGAGGATCACCCCTGCCGTACGCAGTCGTGCCACCTATGCCACCAGCATGAAGACACTCACCTATATGGCTTCCTGCGGGGCTCTTACCAAAAGCGGACTGATGCTCGGGCTGGGCGAAACCGAAAAGGAGATTCTGGAAACACTGGACGATCTGGCCGCTGCCGGCTGCCGCATCGTCACGCTCGGACAGTACCTGCGGCCGACGCTGACCCATGTACCGGTGGCGGAATACGTCACTCCCGAAAAATTCGAATATTACCGCGAACAGGCGCTCGCACGGGGCTTCGGCTACGTGGCCAGCGCTCCGCTCGTGCGTTCCTCCTACCTGGCGGAAGAGGCGCTGCGTTGCGGAAAACTAAAATAAGAGGCCCGTGGAATCCGTTATCCATACAGATCTGGGCCTGGTCGGATACAAAGAGTGCTGGGAACTCCAGCAGAAGTTCTTTGAAGCCCTGATCGCCGCCAAAAGCGTTCCGGGAAGTGCCATTTCGCAATCGGCACGCCTGCTCCTGTGCGAACATCCCCACGTCTATACGTTGGGTAAAAGCGGGCACGCGGAGAACCTGCTCGTGAACGAGACATTCCTCGCCCGCATAGGGGCCGAACTGTTCCGGATCGACCGGGGCGGCGACATCACCTATCACGGTCCCGGCCAACTGGTCGGTTACCCGATTCTGGACCTGCAAAGGCTGAATCTGGGGCTGAAAGAGTATGTGCACGCGCTCGAACAGTGCGTGATCGACACGATCGCCGATTTCGGCGTGCACGGAGGAAGAGTCGCGGGAGCTACGGGCGTATGGCTCGGAGACGCAGTCCCGCAGGAGGGAACGGAGCCGGCAACCGGAGGTCCGCTGCGCAAAATATGTGCGATCGGCGTACGCAGTTCCCGTTTCGTGACCATGCACGGGTTTGCCCTGAATGTCAACACGCAGCTGGATTATTTCGGATACATCAATCCCTGCGGGTTCACCGACCGGGGAGTCACCTCCCTGGAAAAGGAGCTGGGCCACAAGGTGGAGATGAAAGAGGTCAAAGCCTCTTTCGTCCGTCATTTTGAGAAGATTATAAATATAAAAATAATAAATAATAACGAGTATGCCAATAGCAAAACGTTGGGTTATGAAGGAGCAGGGGGACCCCCGGAAGGTGGCTCAGATGAGCGCTGCGCTGGGGATCGCACCCGTGCTCGCTAACCTGTTGGTTCAGCGTGGCATAGAGACTTTGGACGAGGCTCAGCGGTTTTTCAACCCCCGGTTGGAGGACCTGCACGATCCGTTCCTGATGAAGGATATGGACCGGGCCGTGGAACGCATTGCGCAGGCTGTGGAACACCATGAGAAGATCATGGTGTACGGAGACTACGACGTGGACGGAACCACGGCGGTAGCACTCGTTTACAGTTTCCTGCGCCGGCTGGGCCATACCGATCTGATGTTCTATATCCCCGACCGCTACACCGAAGGGTACGGTATTTCGGTCAAGGGGATCGACCTGGCCCACCGCAAGGGCGTGTCGCTCATCATCACGCTCGACTGCGGAATCAAAGCCGTCGAAAAAGTCGCCTATGCCGCCGAAAAAGGGATTGATTTCATCATCTGCGATCACCACCTTCCGGGCGAGAAGATCCCTGAAGCGGTAGCCGTGCTCGACCCCAAACGGGCCGACTGCCCCTATCCGTTCAAGGAACTTTCGGGATGCGGAGTAGGTTTCAAAATGATGCAGGGATACTGCCTGTACAAGGGACTACCCTTTTCGGAAGTGGAACGACTGCTCGACCTGGTCGTCGTGAGCATCGCCTCGGACATCGTGCCTCTTACCGGCGAGAACCGCATTCTGGCTCACTACGGACTGGAACGCCTCAACACCAAACCGGGTAAAGGGCTCCATTCGATCATCAAAATCTGCGGACTGGATACCCACACCATCACCATCGACGACATCGTCTTCAAGATCGGCCCCCGGATCAATGCGGCCGGCCGGATGGAAGTCGAGTCCGACGGCGAACACCCGGTCCCCTCGGGCGGCCATTCCGCAGTGAAAATGCTGATCGAACGGGATGAGAACATGGCCGAGGAGTTCGGCAGTTTCATCGACACCTGCAACCAGGACCGTAAAAACATCGACCGGTCGATCACCCAGCAGGCACACGACTACATCGAGAGCAATCCCCATCTGAAAAAGCTCAAAAGCACGGTGATCTACAATCCGGGATGGATGAAGGGCATCGTAGGCATCGTCGCCTCGCGGCTGATCGAGACCTACTACCGTCCCACCGTCGTGCTGACCAAAAGCAACGGATTCGCCACGGGCTCGGCCCGCAGCGTACCCGGTTTCGACCTCTACCAGGCCGTGGAGTCCTGTGCCGACCTGCTGGAGAATTTCGGGGGACACATGTATGCTGCCGGACTGACGAT is a window of Gallalistipes aquisgranensis DNA encoding:
- the recJ gene encoding single-stranded-DNA-specific exonuclease RecJ, with the translated sequence MPIAKRWVMKEQGDPRKVAQMSAALGIAPVLANLLVQRGIETLDEAQRFFNPRLEDLHDPFLMKDMDRAVERIAQAVEHHEKIMVYGDYDVDGTTAVALVYSFLRRLGHTDLMFYIPDRYTEGYGISVKGIDLAHRKGVSLIITLDCGIKAVEKVAYAAEKGIDFIICDHHLPGEKIPEAVAVLDPKRADCPYPFKELSGCGVGFKMMQGYCLYKGLPFSEVERLLDLVVVSIASDIVPLTGENRILAHYGLERLNTKPGKGLHSIIKICGLDTHTITIDDIVFKIGPRINAAGRMEVESDGEHPVPSGGHSAVKMLIERDENMAEEFGSFIDTCNQDRKNIDRSITQQAHDYIESNPHLKKLKSTVIYNPGWMKGIVGIVASRLIETYYRPTVVLTKSNGFATGSARSVPGFDLYQAVESCADLLENFGGHMYAAGLTMKPENVEEFTRRFNAYVEEHIDPQMLIPQVEIDAPLLFSDITPTFRRDLCRFQPFGPGNTAPVFVTKGVSNRGDARLVGAECEHLRMDLMQGEKPNTTIGAIAFQQPTHYEWIRSGKPVDVCYCVVENHYRGTVTPQLRIKDIKTVDWH
- the lipB gene encoding lipoyl(octanoyl) transferase LipB, whose translation is MESVIHTDLGLVGYKECWELQQKFFEALIAAKSVPGSAISQSARLLLCEHPHVYTLGKSGHAENLLVNETFLARIGAELFRIDRGGDITYHGPGQLVGYPILDLQRLNLGLKEYVHALEQCVIDTIADFGVHGGRVAGATGVWLGDAVPQEGTEPATGGPLRKICAIGVRSSRFVTMHGFALNVNTQLDYFGYINPCGFTDRGVTSLEKELGHKVEMKEVKASFVRHFEKIINIKIINNNEYANSKTLGYEGAGGPPEGGSDERCAGDRTRAR
- the lipA gene encoding lipoyl synthase, which translates into the protein MPDAYDKVTTPKKPSWLKIRLHGNDSFADVARIVEKHALHTICSSGMCPNKAECWSRRTATLMILGDICTRHCKFCATQGGKPLPIDSREPERVADSIRLMGLRHAVITSVTRDDLPDGGASHWAAVIRAVRAMNPETTVEVLIPDLDAKEELLDIVLEARPDIAGHNIETVRRITPAVRSRATYATSMKTLTYMASCGALTKSGLMLGLGETEKEILETLDDLAAAGCRIVTLGQYLRPTLTHVPVAEYVTPEKFEYYREQALARGFGYVASAPLVRSSYLAEEALRCGKLK
- the rpoC gene encoding DNA-directed RNA polymerase subunit beta', with the translated sequence MSFKKDNKANVSFNKISIGLASPEEILENSSGEVLKPETINYRTYKPERDGLFCERIFGPVKDYECHCGKYKRIRYKGIVCDRCGVEVTEKKVRRERMGHISLVVPVVHIWYFRSLPSKIGYLLGIPSKKLEAIIYYERYIVVQAGAAAASGVNDLDLLAEKEYLDVLASLPKGNAQLDDSDPNKFIAQMGAEAIYTLLQKLDLDALSYQLRHKANTETSQQRKSEALKRLHIVEAFRSSKEINKPEWMVLKVIPVIPPELRPLVPLDGGRFATSDLNDLYRRVIIRNNRLKRLIEIKAPEVILRNEKRMLQEAVDSLFDNSRKSNAVKTESNRPLKSLSDSLKGKQGRFRQNLLGKRVDYSARSVIVVGPELRMHEMGIPKDMAAELYKPFVIRKLIERGIVKTVKSAKKIIDRKDPVIWDILENVIKGHPVLMNRAPTLHRLGIQAFQPKLIEGKALQLHPLACTAFNADFDGDQMAVHLPLGNAAILEAQLLMLGSHNILNPANGAPITVPSQDMVLGLYYITKPKKGVKGEGQVFYGAEEAIIAYNEKRADLHAKVKVMVDNAVAEDGTLKRELIETTVGRILFNQVVPKEVGYINTLLTKKSLRDIIGLVMKKAGADKAADFLDDIKNLGYRMAFQGGLSFNLDAVLIPEEKESLVHEGYERVDEVMESYNAGLITNNERYNQIIDIWTNINSKLTKTVLDHLIADQDGFNPVYMMLDSGARGSKEQIRQLSGMRGLMAKPQKSGAEGGQVIENPILSNFKEGLSVLEYFISTHGARKGLADTALKTADAGYLTRRLVDVAQDVIINEEDCGTLRGLTATAIKRNEDVVQTLYERILGRVALQDVVHPLTGEVMVHAGEEITEDIAEAIEKSPVEQVEIRSVLTCESRKGVCAKCYGRNLATGRMVQKGEVVGVIAAQSIGEPGTQLTLRTFHVGGVAGGVAVDNSVVSRYDGRLEIDELRVVKSKNDAGEEVEVVISRLSELRIVDVNTGITLYTHALPYGAVLFMHDGDMVKKGDRVCEWDPYNAVIISEYEGKISFENIIEGVTYREEADEQTGLREKVIIESRDKTKNPVIKILDKSGEEQKQYNLPVSAHIVVKENAKIKAGDVLIKIPRAIGKAGDITGGLPRVTELFEARNPSNPAIVSEIDGEISFGKIKRGNREIIVTSKGGDIKRYLVPLSRQILVQENDYVRAGMPLSDGAITPSDILAIQGPTKVQEYIVNEVQEVYRMQGVKINDKHFEVIVRQMMNKVQIQDPGDTRFLEEQIVDKWEFMEVNDELYDKVVVTDAGDSQNVQPGQIISVRKLRDENSVLKRKDMKPVEVRDIIPATSNQVLQGITRAALQTSSFMSAASFQETTKVLNEAAIYGKVDPLEKLKENVICGHLIPAGTGIRDYDNLVVGSLDEYNSLTAKR